Proteins co-encoded in one Astyanax mexicanus isolate ESR-SI-001 chromosome 1, AstMex3_surface, whole genome shotgun sequence genomic window:
- the spag8 gene encoding sperm associated antigen 8 codes for MNSSEVNVEKRAAGRSLLHNWLEERATELLDSSDSRSHINRHGHRGILTLDMTSKTQDETTVKATFTAPKGPGIRQKGLRAELLEKSLIKMISEQIHAELNPEPPAPELNSVTRADFTAGGFKPVRPAPSKECDYRSDQAITYWSENHQKIQGVTAVRTTQSPFKKNASFSTPISERLDDPMDFTL; via the exons atgaattcCTCTGAGGTTAATGTGGAAAAAAGGGCGGCTGGTAGAAGTTTACTGCATAACTGGCTAGAAGAG AGGGCAACTGAATTGCTGGACAGTAGTGACTCCAGATCCCACATTAACAGACATGGACACAGAGGCATCCTCACTCTGGACATGACCTCCAAAACACAGGATGAAACTACAGTAAAAGCTACCTTCACTGCACCTAAAGGCCCAGGGATTCGACAGAAAG GATTACGGGCTGAGCTGTTGGAGAAGAGCCTCATCAAAATGATAAG TGAGCAGATACATGCCGAGCTCAATCCAGAGCCTCCAGCCCCAGAGCTGAACTCCGTAACCAGAGCCGACTTTACAGCCGGGGGATTCAAACCTGTCCGCCCAGCTCCATCCAAG gaatgTGATTACAGAAGTGACCAAGCCATCACATACTGGAGTGAAAACCACCAGAAGATCCAG GGAGTGACAGCAGTCAGAACCACTCAAAGTCCATTTAAGAAGAACGCCAGCTTCAGCACACCAATCAGTGAACGCTTGGATGACCCCATGGACTTCACCCTATGA